From Listeria swaminathanii, the proteins below share one genomic window:
- the purC gene encoding phosphoribosylaminoimidazolesuccinocarboxamide synthase, which yields MTNELVYEGKAKRLFKTEENGVLRVAYKDDATALNGVRKEFFAGKGELNNQITSLIFSRLAEEGISSHFIRAISETEQLVKEVAIIPLEVVVRNVMAGSLAKRLGKEEGEVIPREIVEFYYKDDALDDPFINDDHVLYLDIATTSEMEKIRDAARSINEVLQKLFNQMNITLIDFKLEFGRDAAGQILLADEISPDTCRLWDKETNQKLDKDVFRRNIGNLTDVYTEVLNRLKQVQN from the coding sequence GTGACTAATGAACTGGTTTATGAAGGGAAGGCAAAACGACTTTTTAAAACAGAAGAAAATGGGGTCCTTCGTGTCGCTTATAAAGATGATGCGACTGCGCTAAATGGCGTGCGAAAAGAATTTTTTGCGGGTAAAGGTGAGCTTAATAACCAAATTACATCGCTTATTTTTTCTCGTTTGGCGGAAGAAGGAATTTCGAGTCATTTTATTCGGGCGATTTCGGAAACAGAACAATTGGTTAAAGAAGTGGCGATTATTCCGCTTGAAGTGGTTGTTCGGAATGTGATGGCTGGGAGTCTTGCGAAACGCCTTGGAAAAGAGGAGGGCGAGGTAATTCCGCGTGAGATTGTGGAATTTTATTATAAAGACGATGCGTTAGATGATCCGTTTATTAATGATGACCACGTGCTTTATTTAGATATTGCGACAACAAGTGAGATGGAAAAGATTCGTGATGCGGCTCGTTCGATTAATGAAGTATTGCAAAAATTATTTAATCAAATGAATATTACGCTGATTGATTTTAAATTAGAATTTGGTCGTGATGCGGCTGGTCAGATTTTGCTGGCGGATGAAATTTCTCCAGATACATGCAGACTTTGGGACAAAGAAACAAATCAGAAGCTCGATAAGGATGTCTTTCGTCGGAATATTGGCAATTTAACAGATGTGTATACAGAAGTATTGAATAGATTAAAGCAAGTTCAAAACTAG
- the purQ gene encoding phosphoribosylformylglycinamidine synthase subunit PurQ yields the protein MKFAVIQFPGSNCDLDMLHAIRDSLGEEAEYVWHAETSLAGFDAVLLPGGFSYGDYLRTGAIAKFSSIMPEVLRFAEMGKPVLGVCNGFQILTEIGLLPGALIRNNNLHFICKTVPLRVANADTMFTGLYDEGEIIQVPVAHGEGNYYCDDETLLNLKEKNQIVFTYDSVNPNGSRADIAGIVNERGNVLGMMPHPERAVEEIIGGTDGLRLFESIVNAWKEEQVNA from the coding sequence ATGAAATTTGCTGTCATTCAGTTCCCAGGTTCTAATTGTGATCTTGATATGCTACATGCGATTCGCGATTCTCTTGGCGAGGAGGCGGAATATGTATGGCATGCGGAAACAAGTCTTGCAGGCTTTGACGCAGTATTACTTCCAGGTGGATTTTCTTACGGGGATTACTTGCGAACTGGTGCGATTGCAAAATTTTCAAGTATTATGCCAGAAGTTTTGCGCTTTGCTGAAATGGGAAAACCAGTGCTTGGTGTGTGTAACGGCTTCCAGATTTTAACGGAAATTGGTTTGCTTCCAGGTGCTTTAATTAGAAATAATAATTTGCATTTTATTTGTAAAACGGTGCCGCTTCGGGTGGCGAATGCGGATACGATGTTTACTGGACTTTATGATGAAGGCGAAATTATTCAAGTTCCAGTCGCTCACGGGGAAGGTAATTATTACTGTGATGACGAAACGTTGTTGAACTTAAAAGAAAAGAATCAAATTGTTTTTACATATGATAGTGTAAATCCAAATGGAAGTCGCGCGGATATTGCTGGTATTGTAAATGAACGTGGAAATGTACTTGGTATGATGCCGCATCCGGAACGCGCAGTAGAAGAAATTATTGGTGGGACAGATGGTTTAAGACTTTTCGAGTCCATTGTAAATGCTTGGAAGGAGGAACAAGTAAATGCCTAA
- the purS gene encoding phosphoribosylformylglycinamidine synthase subunit PurS: MYNVKVYVTLKKSVLDPQGVAVKDAAKSMGYEEVEDVRIGKFMELKVAKSARDIHEVLNEMCDKLLTNPVMEDYRYEIEEA, encoded by the coding sequence ATGTATAATGTCAAAGTTTATGTCACTTTAAAGAAAAGCGTATTAGATCCACAAGGGGTTGCGGTAAAAGATGCAGCGAAAAGCATGGGTTACGAAGAAGTAGAAGATGTTCGTATTGGTAAATTTATGGAGCTTAAAGTAGCGAAATCAGCTAGAGATATTCATGAAGTATTAAATGAAATGTGCGATAAACTGTTAACAAATCCGGTGATGGAAGATTACCGATATGAAATTGAGGAGGCGTAA
- the purF gene encoding amidophosphoribosyltransferase, translated as MLAEVKGLNEECGIFGIWNHPNAAEITYYGLHSLQHRGQEGAGIVSTDGETLKGHRNLGLLADVFKHGELDDLKGKAAIGHVRYATAGQKNLGNVQPFLFHFHSSSLALAHNGNLVNAKSLRRELEEEGAIFQTSSDTEVLAHLIKRSHTGDFVEDLKVALNKVKGGFAYMLLTEDTMYAALDPNGFRPLSIGRIGDSYVVASETCAFETVGAEFVRDVEPGELIIINNDGLRIEKFTENVKHSICSMEYIYFARPDSNIAGINVHSARKRSGKRLAKEAFIDADVVTGVPDSSISAAIGYAEEAGLPYELGLIKNRYVARTFIQPSQELREQGVRMKLSAVRGVVEGKRVVMIDDSIVRGTTSKRIVQLLREAGAAEVHVRIASPPLAYPCFYGIDIQTRNELIASNYSVDEICRIIGADSLEYLSEEGLVDSIGRPYPNEPYGGLCMAYFNGDYPTPLYDYEAEYLASLEAEK; from the coding sequence ATGCTTGCTGAAGTAAAAGGACTTAATGAAGAATGTGGTATTTTTGGTATTTGGAATCATCCTAATGCAGCAGAAATCACCTATTATGGGTTGCATAGTTTACAACATCGCGGTCAAGAAGGAGCCGGAATTGTTTCAACAGACGGAGAAACGCTAAAGGGACACCGGAATCTAGGGCTTTTAGCAGACGTATTTAAACATGGTGAACTAGACGATTTAAAAGGTAAGGCAGCAATTGGCCACGTTCGTTATGCGACAGCTGGTCAAAAAAACTTAGGAAATGTACAACCATTTTTATTTCACTTTCATAGTTCTTCTTTAGCACTTGCGCATAACGGTAATTTAGTGAATGCGAAAAGTTTACGCCGTGAATTAGAAGAAGAAGGCGCTATTTTTCAAACGAGTTCGGACACGGAAGTATTGGCGCATTTAATTAAACGTAGCCATACGGGCGACTTTGTAGAAGATTTAAAAGTAGCTTTAAACAAGGTCAAAGGTGGCTTTGCGTATATGCTTTTGACGGAAGATACGATGTACGCGGCGCTTGATCCGAATGGCTTTAGACCACTTTCGATTGGTCGGATTGGTGATTCTTACGTAGTTGCTTCGGAAACGTGTGCTTTTGAAACGGTTGGCGCTGAATTTGTCCGTGATGTGGAACCAGGCGAACTGATTATTATTAATAATGACGGACTTCGAATTGAAAAATTTACGGAAAATGTGAAGCATTCGATTTGTAGTATGGAGTATATTTATTTTGCTCGACCAGACTCTAATATTGCTGGGATTAATGTTCACTCAGCTAGAAAACGTTCTGGGAAAAGGCTGGCGAAAGAAGCATTTATTGACGCCGATGTTGTTACAGGTGTGCCAGATTCAAGTATTTCTGCGGCGATTGGTTATGCGGAAGAAGCTGGACTTCCATACGAGCTTGGCCTCATCAAAAATAGATATGTGGCAAGAACCTTTATCCAACCATCGCAAGAACTCAGAGAGCAAGGGGTTAGGATGAAGCTTTCAGCGGTGCGCGGTGTTGTGGAAGGTAAACGAGTTGTGATGATTGATGATTCGATTGTGCGCGGGACGACGAGTAAACGGATTGTGCAACTTTTGCGGGAAGCGGGAGCAGCGGAAGTTCATGTGAGAATTGCTTCACCACCCCTTGCGTACCCTTGTTTTTATGGTATCGATATTCAAACGCGAAATGAATTAATCGCATCTAATTATTCTGTCGATGAAATTTGCCGGATTATTGGCGCTGATTCTTTAGAGTATTTGAGTGAAGAAGGCTTGGTGGATTCGATTGGTAGACCTTATCCGAACGAACCTTACGGG
- the purL gene encoding phosphoribosylformylglycinamidine synthase subunit PurL, giving the protein MPNMEPTTKEIKEQKIYQEMGLTDSEYELVCSILGREPNYTETGLFSVMWSEHCSYKNSKPVLRKFPTEGKQVLQGPGEGAGIVDIGDGLGVAFKVESHNHPSYVEPYQGAATGVGGIIRDVFSMGARPIAMLNSLRFGELDTPHAKYLVSEVVAGIAGYGNSIGIPTVGGEIQFDPCYTKNPLVNAMCVGLIEAKDIQKGQAKGIDNPVMYVGAKTGRDGIHGATFASVEFSEEGEQQRSAVQVGDPFMEKLLLEACLDVIRDHSDILVGIQDMGAAGLVSSSSEMASKAGAGLELIMDDVPQRELNMTPYEMLLSESQERMLLCVEKGHVEEIQALFERYGLEAVVIGKVTDDKMYKIIHHGEVVANVPVDALAEDAPVYHKPSKEPARYQAFKEEEAFVPVIDDVVEVWKELLAQPTIASKRHIYEQYDYQVRTDTAVVPGSDAAIVRVRGTEKAIAMTTDCNSRYLYLDPEVGGAIAVAEAARNIVCSGGKPLAITDGLNFGNPEKPEIFWEIEKAADGISAACLELDTPVISGNVSLYNETDGTGIYPTPVIGMVGLVEDLAHITTQDFKNSGDVIFLIGETKAEYSGSELQKMQQGKISGRAPGLDLATEKKYQQLLLTAIREGLVASSHDLAEGGFGVALAEATFKAGLGADVEVPFALNQLFSESQSRFLVSVKPENEAAFAQLMELEKVYRLGVVTADDSIRVKHKEEIVTAKTTELRSIWEGAIPCLLK; this is encoded by the coding sequence ATGCCTAACATGGAGCCAACGACAAAAGAAATTAAAGAACAAAAGATTTATCAAGAAATGGGTTTAACGGATAGTGAATATGAGCTTGTTTGTTCTATTCTTGGACGTGAACCTAATTATACAGAAACAGGACTTTTCTCCGTTATGTGGTCCGAACACTGTAGTTATAAAAATTCTAAACCAGTACTTCGGAAATTCCCGACAGAGGGAAAACAAGTGTTGCAAGGTCCGGGTGAGGGTGCTGGGATTGTCGACATTGGCGATGGTTTAGGTGTTGCTTTTAAAGTGGAAAGTCATAATCATCCATCTTATGTAGAGCCTTATCAAGGAGCGGCAACTGGGGTTGGCGGAATTATTCGCGATGTGTTTTCGATGGGTGCTAGACCGATTGCGATGCTTAACTCGCTTCGTTTTGGTGAGTTAGATACGCCTCATGCGAAATATTTGGTGAGTGAAGTGGTTGCTGGTATTGCTGGCTATGGTAATTCGATTGGGATTCCAACGGTTGGTGGCGAAATCCAATTTGACCCTTGCTATACGAAAAATCCGTTAGTCAATGCGATGTGTGTTGGATTAATTGAAGCGAAAGATATTCAAAAAGGACAAGCAAAAGGAATTGATAACCCTGTTATGTATGTGGGTGCTAAAACTGGTCGTGACGGGATTCATGGTGCCACTTTTGCTTCTGTTGAGTTTAGTGAAGAAGGCGAACAACAACGTTCTGCCGTGCAAGTGGGCGATCCTTTTATGGAGAAATTGTTGCTTGAGGCTTGCTTAGATGTAATTCGTGATCATTCGGATATTTTAGTAGGAATTCAAGATATGGGAGCGGCTGGGCTCGTTAGCTCGAGTTCGGAAATGGCGTCAAAAGCTGGCGCTGGTTTGGAATTAATTATGGACGATGTACCGCAACGAGAACTAAATATGACGCCATATGAAATGTTACTTTCTGAATCCCAAGAACGGATGCTGCTATGCGTGGAAAAAGGGCATGTGGAGGAAATCCAAGCACTATTTGAACGTTATGGCTTAGAGGCTGTTGTCATTGGTAAAGTAACTGATGATAAAATGTACAAAATTATTCATCACGGTGAAGTGGTTGCGAACGTTCCTGTTGACGCGCTTGCAGAAGATGCGCCGGTTTATCATAAACCTTCGAAAGAGCCAGCTCGTTATCAAGCATTCAAGGAAGAAGAAGCATTTGTGCCAGTTATTGATGATGTGGTGGAAGTGTGGAAGGAATTACTTGCTCAGCCAACGATTGCGAGTAAACGACATATTTATGAGCAATATGATTACCAAGTACGGACGGATACAGCGGTTGTACCTGGTTCGGATGCGGCGATTGTGCGTGTGCGCGGAACGGAGAAAGCGATTGCGATGACGACAGATTGTAACTCGCGCTATTTGTATCTTGATCCAGAAGTGGGCGGAGCGATAGCGGTTGCGGAAGCGGCGCGCAATATCGTTTGTTCTGGCGGGAAACCACTGGCGATAACAGATGGACTCAATTTTGGTAATCCAGAAAAACCAGAAATCTTTTGGGAAATTGAAAAAGCGGCAGATGGTATTAGTGCAGCTTGTTTAGAACTTGATACGCCTGTCATTTCTGGAAATGTGTCGCTTTATAATGAAACAGATGGAACTGGGATTTATCCAACGCCTGTCATTGGGATGGTTGGTTTAGTAGAAGATTTGGCGCATATCACGACACAAGATTTTAAAAATAGTGGCGATGTGATTTTCTTGATTGGTGAAACAAAAGCCGAATATAGTGGCTCGGAATTGCAAAAAATGCAACAAGGGAAAATTAGCGGGCGAGCTCCAGGATTAGATTTGGCGACAGAGAAAAAATACCAACAATTACTGCTAACAGCGATTCGTGAAGGTTTAGTTGCTTCTAGTCATGATTTGGCAGAAGGTGGATTTGGAGTCGCACTTGCGGAAGCGACGTTTAAAGCAGGTCTTGGTGCAGATGTTGAAGTACCGTTTGCTTTAAATCAGCTTTTCAGTGAATCACAATCGCGTTTCTTAGTATCGGTAAAACCGGAAAATGAAGCAGCTTTTGCGCAATTAATGGAATTAGAAAAAGTATATCGACTTGGCGTAGTAACAGCGGATGACTCGATTCGTGTGAAACATAAAGAAGAAATAGTAACGGCGAAAACAACGGAATTACGATCCATTTGGGAAGGGGCTATTCCATGCTTGCTGAAGTAA
- the purK gene encoding 5-(carboxyamino)imidazole ribonucleotide synthase — MDKKFLLTNSTIGIIGGGQLGRMLALAAKAMGYRIIVLDPTVDCPAAQVSDEQIIADYDDKVALRELSEKADVVTYEFENIDYDALKMTQELVSVPQGSELLSITQDRILEKAYLESANINIAPYAVIVEQEEIESEIKSIGYPAVLKTAQGGYDGKGQVVLYDANDIEAAARLLRYGSCVLEAWIPFEKEISVVVARNLDGQIETFPVAENVHVNNILHTTTAPADVAEDVHEEAEEIAKKLADVLQLCGVLAVEMFVTNSGAIYVNELAPRPHNSGHFTIEACSISQFTQHIRAIVGLPLVKPELLKPAVMINILGQHVDAVNEQMAGYPQWFVHYYGKKEAKINRKMGHVTILTEKPAAVLEDLEETQIWK, encoded by the coding sequence GATGGGGTATCGTATTATTGTTCTTGATCCGACCGTAGACTGTCCAGCAGCTCAAGTAAGTGATGAGCAAATTATTGCGGACTATGATGATAAAGTAGCTTTACGTGAACTTTCTGAAAAAGCCGATGTAGTTACATATGAGTTTGAAAATATTGACTACGATGCTTTAAAAATGACGCAAGAGTTAGTATCTGTCCCACAAGGATCGGAATTACTTTCGATTACACAGGATAGAATTTTAGAAAAAGCGTATTTGGAATCTGCTAATATAAATATTGCGCCATATGCGGTTATCGTTGAGCAAGAAGAGATAGAAAGTGAAATCAAAAGTATTGGTTATCCAGCTGTTTTAAAAACGGCACAGGGTGGCTATGATGGAAAAGGGCAAGTTGTTCTTTATGACGCGAATGATATTGAAGCAGCAGCGCGATTGTTACGCTATGGTTCTTGTGTATTAGAAGCTTGGATTCCTTTTGAAAAAGAGATTTCAGTGGTTGTTGCTCGTAATTTAGATGGGCAAATCGAAACTTTTCCGGTGGCTGAAAATGTGCATGTGAATAATATTTTGCATACGACTACTGCACCGGCAGACGTGGCTGAGGATGTGCATGAGGAAGCGGAGGAAATTGCTAAAAAATTAGCGGATGTTCTTCAATTGTGTGGCGTTTTAGCAGTGGAGATGTTTGTAACGAATTCTGGTGCGATTTATGTCAATGAGCTTGCTCCAAGACCGCATAATTCTGGACACTTTACGATTGAAGCTTGTTCGATTTCTCAGTTTACGCAGCATATTCGTGCGATTGTTGGATTGCCGCTAGTAAAACCTGAACTATTGAAACCAGCTGTGATGATTAATATTTTAGGGCAGCATGTGGATGCAGTGAATGAGCAAATGGCTGGTTATCCACAATGGTTCGTTCATTATTATGGTAAAAAAGAAGCAAAAATTAATCGCAAAATGGGCCATGTCACTATTTTGACAGAGAAGCCAGCAGCGGTATTAGAAGATTTAGAAGAAACGCAAATTTGGAAGTAA
- the purB gene encoding adenylosuccinate lyase, with product MLERYTRKEMGNIWTEQNRYQAWLEVEILACEAWAELGDIPKEDVAKIRANAKFDVDRIHEIELETRHDVVAFTRSVSESLGAERKWVHYGLTSTDVVDTANSYLLKQANEILRKDLENFIAIIGEKAKEHKYTVTMGRTHGVHAEPTTFGLKLALWYEEMKRNLVRFNFAADGVEFGKISGAVGTYANIDPFVEAYVCEKLGTTPAPISTQTLQRDRHAEYLATLALIATSVEKFAVEVRALQKSEVREVEEFFAKGQKGSSAMPHKRNPIGSENVTGLARVIRGHMVTAYENVPLWHERDISHSSAERIILPDSTILLDYILNRFGNIVKNLTVFPENMKRNMDRTLGLIYSQRVLLALIDKGLAREAAYDVVQPRAMEAWENQVPFRELVEQDETITENLSAEEIADCFDYNYHLKNVDLIFDRLGL from the coding sequence ATGTTAGAACGTTATACGCGTAAAGAAATGGGCAATATTTGGACAGAACAAAACCGTTATCAGGCTTGGCTAGAAGTGGAGATTTTGGCTTGTGAAGCGTGGGCAGAGCTTGGTGATATTCCTAAAGAGGATGTTGCGAAAATTCGTGCTAATGCGAAGTTTGATGTGGACCGTATTCATGAAATTGAATTAGAAACAAGACATGACGTTGTGGCGTTTACTCGTTCGGTTTCTGAGTCGCTTGGTGCGGAACGTAAATGGGTTCATTATGGCCTAACTTCAACAGACGTAGTGGATACAGCGAATTCTTATTTACTTAAACAAGCGAATGAGATTTTACGGAAAGATTTAGAGAATTTCATTGCGATTATTGGTGAAAAAGCGAAAGAGCATAAATATACGGTAACAATGGGACGTACGCACGGTGTTCATGCGGAGCCTACTACATTTGGTCTGAAATTGGCTTTATGGTATGAGGAAATGAAACGTAACTTAGTACGCTTTAATTTTGCGGCTGACGGTGTGGAATTCGGGAAAATTTCTGGTGCGGTTGGAACTTATGCGAACATTGATCCTTTTGTGGAAGCCTATGTATGTGAAAAATTAGGGACAACTCCAGCGCCGATTTCTACGCAAACATTGCAACGGGACCGTCATGCGGAATACCTTGCGACACTTGCGCTTATTGCAACTTCTGTAGAAAAATTTGCGGTAGAAGTACGCGCATTACAAAAAAGTGAAGTACGTGAAGTGGAAGAATTCTTTGCAAAAGGACAAAAAGGTTCTTCGGCAATGCCGCACAAACGTAATCCGATTGGTTCTGAAAATGTCACTGGACTTGCACGTGTTATTCGCGGCCACATGGTTACAGCTTATGAAAATGTACCACTTTGGCATGAGCGTGATATTTCTCATAGCTCCGCGGAACGGATTATTTTACCAGATTCCACTATTTTACTTGATTATATTTTAAATCGTTTTGGTAATATTGTGAAAAACTTGACGGTATTCCCGGAGAATATGAAACGCAATATGGACAGAACGCTTGGACTAATTTATTCACAGCGTGTGTTACTTGCGCTCATTGATAAAGGTTTAGCTCGTGAGGCGGCATATGATGTCGTGCAACCAAGAGCGATGGAAGCTTGGGAAAACCAAGTGCCATTCCGTGAATTAGTAGAACAAGATGAAACAATTACTGAAAACCTGTCTGCAGAAGAAATTGCAGATTGCTTTGATTACAACTATCACCTGAAGAATGTCGACTTAATTTTTGATCGTTTAGGATTATAA